In the Quercus lobata isolate SW786 chromosome 5, ValleyOak3.0 Primary Assembly, whole genome shotgun sequence genome, one interval contains:
- the LOC115990414 gene encoding putative leucine-rich repeat receptor-like serine/threonine-protein kinase At2g24130, whose protein sequence is MIFIETLIFLLLQHLALTSSYKLLGHHNPPHHSLHTDKAALMAFKKTVIHDPNSALANWDAAVDVCNFTGVTCDKQHHRVAQLSLNKTELVGLLSPILSNLTGLRILVIVGNHLFGKIPPEFCYLRCLHRLHIEGNNLHGSIPDSFALLSKLTRLLLNQNNLSGTLPPSLFSNCTLLHNIDFSNNFLTGEIPIEIGNCQALWNLNLYSNQLTRQIPLSLANASKLYNIDVEYNFLFGELPSKLVGNLPELAFLHLSYNKMVSHDNNTNLDPFFIALGNCTKLLELELAGMGLGGRLPSSIGQLGVQLNYLLLQENQIFGSIPPNLANLSNLLVLNLTYNLLNGRIPSEMSQLSSLQQLFLSHNLFTSAIPPVLGNLSSHLGLLDLSHNKFSGEIPAILGNLVRINYLFLNNNLLSGMIPPTLGQCIDLNELDLSYNRLTGSIPPELAGMREIRIFINLSHNHLEGPLPIELSKLANVQEMDLSSNKLTGSIFPQISSCIALRMINFSNNSLEGHLPESLGELKNLESFDVSRNQLSGMIPMSLNKTHSLTYLNLSLNNFEGLIPTGGIFDSVTNLSFLDNHRLCRALSSKIPGIPFCSQKRRWFHSRVFLIIFILVIFITAFLTLICCVIGFRHVSVIIHSRKAREVRKPTTPELIHNIPRITYKELSDATSGFDDQRLVGSGSFGRVYRGVLPDGTAIAVKVLHLQSGNSTKSFNRECQVLKRIRHRNLIRIITACSLPDFKALVLPYMANGSLDCCLYLHSDTGLRSGSSDLSLIQRVNICSDIAEGMAYLHHHSPVKVIHCDLKPSNVLLNDDMTALVSDFGIAKLVMTAGGGNGAAAEMGNSTANLLCGSIGYIAPDDMFVGGLSLHRWVKSHYHGRIERVIDPSLVRASRDQSPEVLKMWEVAIVELIELGILCTQDSPSTRPSMLDAADDLDRLKRYLCGDTTATFASSLGISSSTLGDD, encoded by the exons ATGATCTTCATCGAAAccttaatttttcttctactaCAACATTTGGCTTTGACATCTAGTTATAAATTGTTAGGCCATCACAACCCCCCTCACCACTCTCTGCATACAGATAAGGCTGCTCTCATGGCATTCAAAAAAACTGTAATACATGATCCCAATTCCGCACTTGCTAACTGGGATGCGGCTGTTGATGTGTGCAACTTCACGGGTGTGACGTGCGACAAACAACATCACCGTGTAGCACAACTCAGTCTGAATAAAACTGAACTCGTCGGGCTGCTTTCCCCCATCCTTTCCAATCTCACTGGCCTTCGTATACTAGTGATTGTTGGCAATCACTTGTTCGGAAAAATTCCACCTGAATTTTGCTACCTTCGATGTCTCCACCGTCTCCATATTGAGGGGAACAATCTACATGGTTCAATACCAGACTCCTTTGCCCTTCTTTCCAAACTTACTAGACTACTTCTTAACCAAAACAATTTAAGCGGTACACTTCCACCTTCCTTGTTCTCCAACTGCACTTTGTTACATAACATAGACTTCTCCAACAACTTCCTCACAGGTGAAATTCCAATAGAGATTGGAAATTGTCAAGCTCTATGGAACCTCAATTTATACAGCAATCAATTAACTAGACAAATTCCTCTCTCTTTAGCAAATGCTTCAAAGCTGTACAACATAGATGTGGagtacaattttctttttggtgaaCTGCCTTCAAAGCTTGTTGGGAATCTTCCTGAACTTGCCTTTCTTCACTTATCATATAATAAAATGGTAAGCCATGACAACAACACCAATCTTGATCCATTCTTCATTGCACTTGGAAACTGCACTAAGCTACTGGAGCTTGAATTGGCTGGCATGGGCCTTGGGGGAAGATTGCCTAGTTCCATTGGCCAACTTGGTGTCCAGCTAAACTATTTGTTACTGCAGGAAAACCAAATCTTTGGATCAATTCCTCCAAATTTAGCAAATCTTTCTAAccttttagtcctgaatttgACATACAATCTTCTAAATGGAAGGATACCTTCAGAGATGAGTCAGTTATCAAGCTTACAACAACTTTTCTTATCACACAACCTTTTCACCAGTGCCATTCCTCCAGTACTAGGCAACTTATCTTCTCACCTGGGTCTGCTAGATCTATCACACAACAAATTCTCTGGTGAAATCCCAGCAATTCTAGGAAATTTGGTTCGAATAAATTACCTGTTTCTGAACAACAACCTTCTCTCAGGAATGATACCTCCAACTTTGGGACAGTGCATAGATCTGAATGAGCTTGACTTGTCATATAATAGACTGACAGGGAGCATCCCCCCAGAATTGGCAGGTATGCGCGAGatcagaatttttattaatctttCACATAATCATCTCGAAGGGCCTTTGCCAATCGAGCTCAGCAAGCTAGCAAATGTGCAAGAGATGGATCTCTCTTCAAATAAACTTACTGGAAGTATCTTTCCTCAGATATCAAGTTGCATTGCATTGAGAATGATAAATTTCTCAAACAACTCTCTGGAGGGGCATCTTCCAGAATCCTTAGGGGAACTTAAAAATCTTGAATCCTTTGATGTCTCACGAAACCAATTATCTGGAATGATTCCAATGAGCCTCAATAAAACTCACTCACTCACCTATCTAAATCTTTCACTGAACAACTTTGAGGGATTGATTCCCACTGGTGGCATCTTTGACTCAGTAACAAACTTGTCATTCTTGGACAATCACCGACTTTGCAGGGCACTCTCCAGCAAAATTCCTGGCATTCCATTTTGCTCTCAAAAGAGACGCTGGTTTCATTCCCGTGTGTTCTTGATTATATTCATATTGGTCATTTTCATAACAGCATTCTTAACATTAATATGCTGTGTGATTGGATTTCGTCATGTTAGTGTAATTATTCACTCTCGGAAGGCTAGAGAAGTCAGAAAACCAACTACACCAGAACTAATCCACAATATTCCAAGAATTACCTATAAAGAACTATCAGATGCAACCTCAGGATTTGATGATCAGAGACTAGTTGGGTCCGGTAGCTTTGGACGTGTCTATAGGGGAGTTCTTCCAGATGGTACAGCCATTGCAGTCAAGGTGCTACATTTGCAATCTGGAAACTCAACAAAGAGTTTTAACAGGGAATGCCAAGTCTTAAAGAGGATTCGTCATAGAAACCTGATAAGGATTATAACAGCATGCAGTCTACCTGATTTTAAGGCTCTTGTTCTTCCTTATATGGCAAATGGGAGCTTGGATTGCTGTCTTTATCTGCACTCAGACACTGGTTTGCGTTCAGGTTCATCAGATTTGAGTCTTATCCAGAGGGTCAACATTTGCAGCGATATTGCTGAAGGGATGGCCTATCTGCATCATCATTCCCCTGTCAAAGTCATACACTGTGATCTAAAGCCAAGCAATGTTCTTCTCAATGATGACATGACGGCTCTAGTTTCTGATTTTGGGATCGCAAAGTTAGTTATGACAGCTGGAGGGGGAAATGGTGCTGCTGCTGAAATGGGAAATTCTACTGCAAATTTGTTATGTGGATCTATTGGATACATTGCACCGG ATGACATGTTTGTTGGCGGGCTAAGCCTGCACAGATGGGTGAAGAGTCACTATCATGGAAGGATAGAAAGGGTGATAGATCCTTCTTTGGTAAGAGCTTCCAGAGATCAATCCCCTGAAGTATTGAAAATGTGGGAAGTTGCAATTGTAGAATTGATTGAGTTGGGCATCCTTTGCACACAGGACTCTCCATCTACTAGGCCTTCTATGCTTGATGCAGCCGATGATTTAGATCGCCTCAAGAGATACCTTTGTGGGGATACTACAGCAACCTTCGCCTCCTCTCTTGGAATTTCATCTTCTACCCTAGGCGATGACTAA